A window from Variovorax sp. PBL-E5 encodes these proteins:
- a CDS encoding YceI family protein, translating into MKLTPSLAHFVWRCTPLQGATPVDRQSRIRGVSRMGLRRVQLAVVFAALIAGCAQPARETAPVAAPAAHQLPKDFPADTYARAAAQGRPVYRIDPAASLVSITVRRSGSLARLGHDHIVASHATQGAIAPEEGRADLYVALDTLAVDEPALRAEAGLDTQPTEADIAGTRANMLDKVLQTQQFPFAQIHVSGLARTSTGVRLNVAITLHGVTRSFEIPAQMTTGRDALSVAGALEFNQSDFGIQPFSILGGAIQVQDRLSLRFSIRAHSVDSQASLVPGKLS; encoded by the coding sequence ATGAAGCTCACCCCCAGCCTCGCCCACTTCGTGTGGCGCTGCACCCCCTTGCAGGGGGCAACACCGGTGGACCGGCAGAGCCGGATCCGCGGTGTTTCCCGAATGGGTTTGCGGCGCGTGCAGCTTGCAGTGGTTTTCGCTGCGCTCATTGCCGGATGCGCGCAGCCGGCGCGCGAGACAGCGCCTGTCGCGGCGCCCGCGGCGCACCAGCTGCCGAAGGATTTTCCCGCCGATACCTACGCGCGGGCCGCGGCGCAGGGCCGACCCGTCTACCGCATCGACCCTGCGGCCTCGCTGGTGTCGATCACGGTGCGGCGCAGCGGTTCGCTCGCGCGACTCGGGCACGACCACATCGTTGCCAGCCATGCCACGCAGGGCGCCATCGCGCCGGAGGAAGGGCGTGCGGATCTGTACGTTGCGTTGGACACGCTCGCGGTCGACGAGCCCGCGCTGCGCGCCGAGGCCGGCCTGGACACGCAGCCCACCGAGGCCGACATCGCCGGCACGCGTGCCAACATGCTCGACAAGGTGCTCCAGACGCAGCAGTTCCCGTTCGCGCAGATCCATGTGAGCGGGCTCGCACGGACGTCGACGGGCGTTCGGCTGAACGTCGCGATCACGCTGCATGGCGTGACCCGCAGCTTCGAGATTCCGGCGCAGATGACGACCGGCCGCGACGCGCTGAGCGTGGCCGGTGCGCTCGAATTCAACCAGTCCGATTTCGGCATCCAGCCTTTCTCGATCCTCGGCGGCGCGATCCAGGTGCAGGACCGCCTGAGCCTGCGCTTCAGCATTCGTGCACACAGCGTCGACAGCCAGGCCTCACTGGTGCCTGGGAAGCTGTCGTGA
- a CDS encoding SRPBCC family protein, with product MSARAGTAALILACALCAHVAALAQQLNIETSGRDGAITVTASADMQVDTRTAWDVISDYDHLAEFIPDMHSSRVVQRDGDKLVVEQTGEFGFLFFQQPVEVRLAVVESPRERIVARAVGGNLREMEGRYTLQDLPSGEVRLSYSGRLVPDFAVPPVIGKMAVRRELGRQFAAMVKEIMRRDALERASPRQR from the coding sequence GTGAGCGCACGCGCGGGCACGGCGGCGCTGATCCTGGCGTGCGCGCTCTGTGCCCATGTGGCCGCGCTGGCGCAGCAGCTCAACATCGAGACCTCCGGCCGCGACGGTGCGATCACCGTGACGGCCTCCGCCGACATGCAGGTCGACACGCGCACCGCGTGGGACGTCATTTCCGACTACGACCATCTGGCCGAATTCATCCCCGACATGCACAGTTCGCGCGTGGTCCAGCGCGACGGCGACAAGCTGGTCGTCGAGCAGACGGGCGAATTCGGCTTCCTGTTCTTCCAGCAACCCGTCGAGGTCCGGCTGGCGGTGGTCGAGTCGCCGCGAGAGCGCATCGTCGCGCGCGCGGTCGGCGGCAACCTGCGGGAGATGGAGGGCCGCTACACGCTGCAGGACCTGCCGAGCGGCGAAGTGCGGCTGTCCTATTCAGGACGCCTGGTCCCCGACTTCGCCGTGCCGCCCGTGATCGGCAAGATGGCGGTGCGCCGCGAGCTGGGCAGGCAGTTCGCCGCGATGGTGAAGGAGATCATGCGCCGGGATGCGCTGGAGCGGGCGTCGCCGCGGCAACGTTAG